The Hyphomicrobium sp. MC1 genome window below encodes:
- a CDS encoding TIGR02186 family protein — protein MRWFLAAMAVMIGFAGAAAAEAPKEGVEADASTRQVAITSSFTGTEILVFGAVTNGVQSSPEAGTYDVIVVVEGIPAPVVVRLKSRVGGIWVNTQSMRFASVPSYYAIASTRPIDEIADKAVLDAQGIGFDHVRMVRAARSRTDATDPAELQAFKEALIRLKERERVYVKSDFGVSFIGRSLFRATIALPPNVPVGPLTAHVYLFKGGHMLGEYSNRVMLQREGVERYIHETAMTQPFLYGIVTVLLAVSSGLAAAFAFRKPA, from the coding sequence ATGCGGTGGTTTTTGGCAGCGATGGCCGTGATGATCGGCTTCGCAGGCGCTGCGGCGGCGGAGGCGCCGAAAGAAGGCGTCGAAGCCGACGCCTCGACGCGGCAGGTTGCCATCACATCGAGCTTCACGGGCACGGAAATTCTGGTCTTCGGTGCAGTCACCAACGGCGTGCAATCTAGTCCAGAAGCCGGCACCTATGACGTGATCGTGGTGGTCGAAGGCATTCCGGCGCCGGTCGTCGTGCGTCTCAAGTCGCGGGTCGGCGGCATCTGGGTCAATACGCAGTCGATGCGCTTTGCGTCGGTGCCGAGCTACTATGCTATCGCTTCGACGCGGCCGATCGACGAGATCGCGGATAAGGCGGTGCTCGATGCGCAAGGGATCGGCTTCGATCATGTGCGGATGGTTCGGGCCGCGCGGAGCCGGACGGATGCGACCGATCCGGCGGAGTTGCAGGCGTTCAAGGAAGCGCTGATCCGTTTGAAGGAGCGAGAGCGGGTCTACGTCAAATCGGATTTCGGCGTGTCGTTCATAGGCAGAAGTCTTTTCCGTGCGACGATTGCGTTGCCGCCCAATGTGCCGGTCGGGCCGCTGACGGCGCACGTGTATCTGTTCAAAGGCGGCCACATGCTCGGCGAATACAGCAATCGCGTCATGCTGCAACGTGAAGGCGTCGAGCGTTACATTCACGAGACTGCAATGACGCAGCCGTTTCTGTACGGCATAGTGACGGTGCTGCTTGCGGTGTCATCAGGGCTTGCTGCGGCGTTCGCATTCCGCAAGCCGGCCTGA
- a CDS encoding DUF952 domain-containing protein: MSKIVFKIVTVREWSKATIDGVYSGSADDRRDGFIHLSAQHQLPGTLEKHFKDKGDLVLIAFEASTLGPELKWEQSRGGDLFPHLYGNLSVSEAMWQRHLQNDENGIPRIEEEWFVC; this comes from the coding sequence ATGAGCAAAATCGTATTCAAAATTGTCACCGTTCGTGAATGGTCCAAAGCGACCATAGACGGAGTATATAGCGGATCGGCCGATGATCGTCGCGATGGCTTCATACATCTTTCGGCGCAACATCAGCTTCCCGGCACATTAGAAAAACATTTCAAAGACAAAGGCGATCTTGTTCTCATCGCGTTTGAGGCCTCGACATTAGGCCCCGAACTCAAATGGGAACAATCGCGCGGCGGAGATCTCTTCCCGCACCTCTACGGCAACTTATCGGTTTCCGAAGCGATGTGGCAGCGTCACCTTCAAAACGATGAGAATGGCATACCGCGAATTGAAGAGGAATGGTTCGTGTGCTGA
- the pip gene encoding prolyl aminopeptidase produces the protein MTIRDRLDLYPPLTPYRETRLPVGGGHTLYVEECGNPNGRPVVILHGGPGGGCNPTMRRFHDPDRYRIVLFDQRGCGRSTPNASLDHNTTHDLVADIERIRGELGIDRWQLFGGSWGSTLAIAYAEAYPERVTAMVLRGIFLLTQAELRWFYQDGCSWIFPEAFAEFQRPIPPDERDDMIGAYHRRLTSDDLSVRLAAARAWSIWEGTTLSLIPEADRVARFGADSYALAFARIESHYFVNAGFFRRDGELLLEAHRLRDIPGVIAHGRYDVVTPVRNAVMLAKAWGNADLRIVPDAGHAMTEPGLVHELIRATRKFAD, from the coding sequence ATGACCATTCGCGATCGCCTCGATCTCTATCCGCCACTGACGCCGTACCGCGAGACCCGGCTGCCGGTCGGCGGCGGGCATACGCTTTACGTCGAGGAATGCGGAAACCCGAATGGACGGCCGGTCGTCATTCTGCACGGCGGTCCAGGCGGCGGATGCAATCCGACCATGCGGCGGTTTCACGATCCCGACCGTTATCGCATCGTGCTGTTCGATCAACGCGGGTGCGGGCGTTCGACGCCGAACGCGTCGCTCGATCACAATACGACGCACGATCTCGTCGCCGACATCGAGCGCATTCGCGGCGAACTCGGCATCGACCGCTGGCAGTTATTCGGCGGCTCGTGGGGGTCGACGCTGGCGATCGCTTACGCAGAAGCGTATCCCGAGCGCGTGACCGCGATGGTTCTGCGCGGCATTTTTCTGCTGACGCAGGCGGAGTTGCGCTGGTTCTATCAGGACGGATGCAGCTGGATTTTCCCAGAAGCCTTTGCCGAATTCCAGCGGCCGATTCCGCCCGACGAACGCGACGACATGATCGGCGCCTATCACCGCCGGTTGACGTCCGACGATCTCAGCGTTCGCCTTGCCGCAGCGCGTGCCTGGAGCATCTGGGAAGGGACGACGCTCTCGCTCATTCCGGAAGCCGATCGCGTGGCACGGTTTGGCGCCGACAGCTATGCGCTGGCCTTCGCCCGAATTGAAAGCCATTACTTCGTCAACGCTGGTTTCTTTCGCAGGGACGGCGAGTTGCTTCTTGAAGCCCATCGCCTGAGGGACATTCCCGGCGTTATTGCGCACGGCCGTTACGATGTCGTGACGCCCGTGCGGAACGCGGTGATGCTCGCCAAGGCTTGGGGCAACGCCGATCTACGCATTGTGCCTGACGCTGGGCATGCCATGACGGAGCCGGGACTCGTGCATGAGCTTATCCGCGCTACGCGCAAATTCGCGGACTGA
- a CDS encoding ligase-associated DNA damage response DEXH box helicase codes for MVAPLPKKKSRRAEAAPDTAHLPPEIADWFADRGWTPRPHQLALLEAARERRSTLLIAPTGAGKTLAGFLPSLISIHNGGRKKTGGGLYTLYISPLKALAADVERNLNTPIEEMGLKVRTETRTGDTSLARRQRQRVKPPHILLTTPEQVALLLSHPDASYLFADLDTIILDELHALAASKRGDLLALDIARLRKLAPNVMTIGLSATVARPSELRGYLVAQTDPETMTNLAGLVTVKGGAKPVIEILEAENDIPWTGHTARYAMHEVYDSIRAHKLTLIFVNTRMQAEYAFQELWRINDDNLPIGLHHGSLEAAQRKKVEAAMAEGRLHAVVATSTLDLGIDWGDVDLVIHLGAPKGASRLLQRIGRANHRLDEPSQAILVPGNRFEVLECRAAQQAAEAGDQDAQLSRSGALDVLAQHVLGMACEAPFDPDTLFDEVRSALPYAGLTRNQFDRTVDFVSTGGYALRSYERFAKLRPTDDGKLRIANPGIAQQYRLNIGTIVDAPHLKVRLIAHRGAKRLPNMGGRVLGEVEEYFAEQLTPGDTFVFAGQVLRFEGIRDTEVFVTRANAEDPMVPSYDGGKFPLSTHLARRVRDMLADPSVWSALPNPVANWLELQTEFSVMPAPDEVLVETFPRGNRHFLVAYPFEGRLAHQTLGMLLTRRLDRTGAQPVGFVANDYALAVWTHGDMSDLIAGGRLSLAELFDEDMLGDDLDAWLAESALMKRTFRLAAVIAGLIERRHPGKVKSGRQVTISTDLIYDVLRRHDPDHLLLEAAWADAATGLLDIKRLGAFLARIKNRIRHQILDHVSPLAVPVLLEIGVELVYGQDRDTVLRAAADELIREATGDAEQ; via the coding sequence TTGGTCGCACCTCTTCCGAAGAAGAAATCACGTCGCGCCGAAGCTGCTCCCGATACGGCGCACCTCCCGCCAGAAATCGCGGACTGGTTTGCGGATCGCGGCTGGACGCCGAGGCCGCATCAGCTGGCGCTCCTTGAAGCCGCCCGCGAGCGCCGCTCGACATTGCTCATCGCCCCGACCGGCGCAGGTAAGACGCTCGCAGGTTTCCTGCCAAGCCTGATCTCGATTCATAACGGGGGCCGGAAGAAAACCGGCGGCGGGCTGTACACGCTTTACATCTCCCCGCTGAAAGCGCTTGCCGCCGACGTGGAGCGCAATCTCAACACGCCGATCGAAGAGATGGGCCTGAAGGTCCGCACCGAAACGCGCACTGGCGATACGTCCCTCGCGCGCCGCCAGCGTCAGCGCGTGAAGCCGCCGCACATCCTGCTGACGACACCGGAACAGGTTGCGCTGCTGCTAAGCCACCCGGACGCGTCCTATCTCTTCGCTGATCTCGATACGATCATCCTTGACGAGCTTCACGCGCTCGCCGCCTCGAAACGCGGCGATCTCCTGGCGCTCGACATCGCCCGCCTTCGAAAGCTCGCGCCGAATGTCATGACCATCGGCCTGTCGGCCACCGTCGCGCGCCCGAGCGAATTGCGCGGCTACCTCGTCGCACAGACCGATCCCGAAACGATGACGAACCTCGCTGGTCTCGTCACCGTCAAAGGCGGCGCCAAGCCCGTCATCGAAATCCTTGAAGCGGAAAACGATATTCCCTGGACCGGCCATACCGCCCGCTACGCCATGCACGAGGTCTACGACTCAATCCGTGCGCACAAGCTGACGCTCATCTTCGTCAACACGCGCATGCAGGCCGAATATGCCTTCCAGGAACTCTGGCGCATCAATGACGACAACTTGCCGATCGGCCTGCATCACGGTTCGCTCGAAGCTGCCCAGCGCAAGAAGGTCGAAGCGGCGATGGCCGAAGGCCGCCTGCACGCCGTCGTCGCCACCTCCACGCTCGACCTCGGCATCGACTGGGGCGACGTCGATCTTGTCATCCATCTCGGTGCGCCCAAAGGTGCAAGCCGCTTGCTGCAACGCATCGGCCGCGCCAATCACCGCCTCGATGAGCCGTCGCAAGCGATCCTCGTTCCCGGCAATCGCTTCGAAGTTTTGGAATGCCGCGCCGCCCAGCAAGCCGCCGAAGCCGGCGATCAGGACGCGCAGCTGTCCCGCAGCGGCGCACTCGACGTTCTTGCCCAGCACGTGCTCGGCATGGCCTGCGAAGCCCCCTTCGATCCGGACACGCTGTTCGATGAAGTCCGCTCTGCCCTCCCCTACGCGGGTCTCACACGAAATCAATTCGACCGCACCGTCGATTTCGTCTCGACCGGCGGCTACGCCCTTCGCTCCTACGAACGTTTCGCCAAACTCCGCCCGACCGACGACGGCAAGCTCCGCATCGCCAATCCGGGCATCGCGCAACAATACCGTCTGAACATCGGCACCATCGTCGATGCGCCACATCTCAAAGTCCGCCTCATCGCCCATCGCGGCGCCAAGCGATTGCCGAACATGGGCGGCCGGGTGCTGGGCGAAGTCGAAGAATATTTCGCCGAGCAACTGACGCCGGGCGATACATTCGTCTTCGCCGGCCAAGTGCTGCGCTTCGAAGGCATTCGCGATACCGAAGTCTTCGTCACGCGCGCCAACGCCGAAGACCCGATGGTGCCGAGTTACGACGGCGGCAAATTCCCGCTGTCTACGCATCTCGCGCGCCGCGTTCGCGATATGCTCGCCGACCCGAGCGTCTGGTCGGCGCTTCCAAATCCTGTCGCCAACTGGCTTGAGTTGCAGACCGAATTCTCAGTCATGCCTGCGCCCGATGAAGTGCTGGTCGAAACCTTCCCCCGGGGTAACCGCCACTTCCTCGTCGCCTATCCGTTCGAAGGCCGTCTCGCGCACCAGACGCTCGGCATGCTGCTGACCCGCCGCCTCGACCGTACCGGCGCCCAGCCTGTCGGCTTCGTGGCGAACGATTATGCGCTCGCCGTCTGGACCCATGGCGATATGTCTGACCTCATTGCCGGCGGTCGCCTTTCGCTTGCAGAACTCTTCGACGAAGACATGCTTGGCGACGACCTCGATGCGTGGCTCGCCGAAAGCGCCTTGATGAAGCGGACATTTCGCCTTGCGGCTGTCATCGCCGGTCTGATCGAGCGCCGCCACCCCGGCAAGGTCAAATCTGGTCGCCAGGTGACGATCTCGACCGACCTGATCTATGACGTGCTGCGCCGCCACGACCCGGACCACCTGCTGCTAGAAGCCGCCTGGGCCGACGCCGCCACGGGCCTGCTCGACATCAAGCGGCTCGGCGCGTTTCTCGCTCGCATTAAAAACCGAATCAGGCACCAAATTCTCGACCATGTGTCTCCGCTCGCCGTGCCGGTGCTGTTGGAGATCGGCGTCGAGCTGGTCTACGGTCAGGATCGCGATACGGTTCTGCGTGCGGCGGCCGACGAATTGATACGCGAAGCGACGGGGGATGCAGAGCAATGA
- the pdeM gene encoding ligase-associated DNA damage response endonuclease PdeM encodes MNMLKPERIGLDDFADQPVNICGKTFLAHKFGALYWPAERALIVSDLHLEKGSAFAARGQMLPPYDTRETLSKLAALIDRYQPETVISLGDSLHDSDGAARMDQADIESLHMLQEDRDWIWITGNHDPKIDRTLAGYVVEEIIVGGIALRHEPRPGAATHEIAGHFHPAARLVFHGTSLRRPCFVGNRLRLVMPAFGAYTGGLNILDMAFEPLFGDDGLDVWMLGHEGLYPVAPRLLRDD; translated from the coding sequence ATGAACATGCTGAAACCGGAGCGCATCGGGCTCGATGATTTCGCCGATCAGCCGGTCAACATCTGCGGCAAGACCTTCCTCGCCCATAAGTTCGGTGCGCTCTACTGGCCTGCCGAGCGTGCGCTGATCGTCTCCGACCTTCATCTCGAAAAAGGCTCGGCGTTCGCGGCGCGCGGCCAGATGCTGCCGCCCTATGACACGCGAGAGACGCTGAGCAAGCTGGCAGCACTGATTGATCGCTACCAACCCGAAACAGTCATTTCGCTTGGCGACAGCCTGCATGATTCCGATGGCGCGGCGCGCATGGATCAAGCCGACATCGAAAGCCTGCACATGCTGCAGGAAGATCGCGATTGGATCTGGATCACTGGCAATCACGATCCCAAGATCGACCGCACGCTGGCGGGCTATGTCGTCGAGGAAATCATCGTCGGCGGTATCGCGCTCCGTCATGAGCCACGTCCCGGCGCGGCGACGCACGAGATCGCCGGACATTTTCATCCCGCCGCCCGCCTCGTGTTTCACGGCACATCGCTGCGGCGGCCATGCTTCGTCGGCAATCGCCTGCGTCTCGTGATGCCGGCGTTCGGTGCCTATACGGGCGGTCTCAATATTCTCGACATGGCCTTCGAACCGCTGTTCGGCGATGATGGTCTTGACGTCTGGATGCTCGGCCACGAAGGCCTCTATCCCGTCGCCCCCCGCCTGCTGCGCGACGATTGA
- a CDS encoding sulfite exporter TauE/SafE family protein, protein MTLYLPIAEMSVSVIVFLALGMSVGFLSGLFGVGGGFLLMPLLTFLGIPSAVAVATSASHVVASSVSGAITHYRRGNVDIRMGLVMLAGGLTGTYLGVSAVKILRRLGYFDFTVALMYVIFLGVVGTVIFVEGINSSRRVRSTGGTTARKSGQHGWMEGLPFKMRFPRSKLYISAVPPVIIGMFIGCLSAIMGIGGGFIIIPAMIYLLRMPTGLVIGTSLFQIVFVAALATVLHAVENKTVDVVLALILIVGGVIGAQFGTMVGEKLRGEHLRALLGAVILLVAARMAYELVVPPADLFSLAAVAGAS, encoded by the coding sequence ATGACCCTTTACCTGCCGATTGCCGAGATGTCGGTTTCCGTCATCGTGTTTTTGGCTCTCGGGATGAGTGTCGGTTTTCTCTCGGGTCTTTTCGGTGTCGGCGGCGGTTTTCTGCTCATGCCGCTGCTGACGTTTCTCGGCATTCCGTCGGCGGTCGCCGTGGCGACCAGCGCCTCGCATGTCGTGGCGTCTTCGGTATCGGGCGCGATCACACATTATCGCCGCGGCAACGTCGATATCCGGATGGGGCTCGTCATGCTGGCGGGCGGTCTGACGGGAACCTATCTCGGCGTCAGTGCGGTGAAGATCTTGCGGCGTCTGGGATACTTCGATTTCACTGTCGCGCTCATGTACGTCATTTTTCTCGGCGTGGTCGGTACGGTGATTTTCGTCGAGGGCATCAACTCGTCGCGCCGGGTGCGCTCGACTGGCGGGACGACGGCCAGAAAATCCGGTCAGCATGGCTGGATGGAAGGCCTGCCGTTCAAGATGCGGTTTCCACGCTCGAAGCTTTACATAAGCGCCGTGCCGCCGGTGATCATCGGCATGTTCATCGGTTGCCTGTCGGCGATCATGGGCATCGGCGGCGGTTTCATCATCATACCAGCGATGATCTATCTCTTGCGGATGCCGACGGGGCTCGTTATCGGCACGTCGCTGTTTCAGATCGTGTTCGTTGCGGCTCTGGCGACCGTGCTGCACGCTGTCGAGAACAAGACGGTCGATGTGGTGCTCGCTTTGATCTTGATCGTCGGCGGGGTGATTGGTGCGCAATTCGGAACGATGGTTGGGGAGAAATTGCGCGGCGAACATCTGCGCGCGTTGTTGGGCGCGGTGATTTTGCTCGTTGCGGCGCGGATGGCGTACGAGCTTGTCGTACCGCCTGCCGATCTGTTCTCGCTCGCGGCAGTGGCGGGGGCATCCTGA
- a CDS encoding quinone-dependent dihydroorotate dehydrogenase translates to MVRVLKNFYRFARSALFALGPEEAHEASLKALECGIYPRPLKPDDRVLAQSVFGLEFPNPIGIAAGYDKDARVPDAVLGMGCGFAEVGTVTPKPQSGNSRPRVFRLLEDKALINRLGFNNGGHAPALDRLEARKNRGGVVGVNIGANKDSDDRGEDYVLGLMRFTSLASYFTVNISSPNTPGLRDLQAPEALDGLLTRIMATRTRLVKDGALRRPIIVKIAPDIAEADIAPIVERLVAHRVDGIAVSNTTLTRNGVKSPLAHETGGLSGQPLFARSTAMLARIYQETGGKIPLIGIGGIGSGKQALEKIEAGATLLQLYTGLVYEGPSLISEIKSVLTDALKSSGQSSLAAIRGRHADYWAKQPL, encoded by the coding sequence ATGGTTCGTGTGCTGAAAAATTTCTACCGCTTCGCGCGCTCCGCGCTTTTCGCACTCGGCCCAGAAGAAGCCCACGAGGCTTCCCTCAAGGCACTGGAATGCGGAATTTACCCGCGCCCACTCAAACCCGACGATCGCGTGTTGGCGCAATCCGTCTTTGGTCTTGAATTCCCCAACCCCATCGGCATCGCCGCCGGCTATGATAAAGACGCACGCGTACCCGACGCAGTCCTTGGAATGGGCTGCGGCTTCGCCGAAGTTGGTACGGTAACACCGAAGCCGCAGAGCGGAAATTCACGCCCGCGTGTATTCCGCCTCCTGGAAGACAAAGCCTTGATCAACCGGCTCGGCTTCAACAATGGCGGCCACGCCCCGGCACTGGACCGGCTCGAAGCGCGAAAAAATCGCGGCGGCGTCGTCGGCGTCAACATCGGCGCGAACAAAGACAGCGACGACCGCGGCGAAGATTACGTTTTGGGATTGATGCGGTTCACATCGCTTGCCAGTTATTTCACCGTCAACATCTCCTCGCCGAACACGCCGGGCCTGCGTGACCTTCAAGCACCCGAAGCGCTCGACGGACTTCTGACGCGGATCATGGCGACGCGCACGCGGCTGGTCAAAGATGGTGCGTTGCGCCGTCCGATCATCGTCAAGATCGCGCCCGACATTGCCGAGGCCGACATCGCGCCGATCGTCGAACGCCTCGTCGCGCACCGCGTCGATGGCATCGCAGTCTCCAATACGACCCTCACCCGCAACGGCGTCAAATCGCCGTTGGCGCACGAGACGGGCGGCCTCTCCGGACAACCGCTGTTTGCCCGTTCGACCGCCATGCTCGCCCGCATCTACCAGGAAACCGGCGGAAAAATTCCGCTCATCGGCATCGGCGGCATTGGTTCCGGCAAGCAGGCCTTGGAAAAAATCGAAGCCGGCGCCACATTGTTGCAGCTCTATACGGGTCTTGTGTACGAAGGGCCAAGCCTCATCAGTGAGATCAAGTCCGTCCTCACCGACGCCCTGAAGAGCAGCGGCCAATCGAGTCTCGCCGCCATCCGAGGCCGCCACGCCGACTACTGGGCGAAACAGCCGCTTTAG
- a CDS encoding SEL1-like repeat protein: MSKSEMGAERREGRDPHESGDDSRDELKSILDTIAAQLQDADRRHTAALSEMQDRISGMGREADLLRMRIPDQFAPAFEQIEAGIGELAYRLVDVDRSGARGAARTRQHRAAARPGHADLNNPWDRDDAEALASVYEASAYPPSAASARDADEATGGTSNIDEAWLESRFAEIARGIEYSLAHVKPESKFSDFDQRFDQFERQFAKVFAGVATHDDLATVQQIEAHMEEIVNRLEKTNDQLDRLNTIEAQLANVSQTLAEMQAANAKLADIGAVARAVAEETAQRFASQPPDERNVAADELRPLIEQLMMENRQGGEQTAMLLDTMQQAMVRLLDRVEAIDFPPQQPPPRIFEADHAANYGARTEMFGSDALRDDDFAAEPSAFDEDDSHGAFLGAVSPPPLSAVSETGMSPEEMALRSEKMRQEFIADARRAKMRLSAEGDDIDDSVAPSLSATRMAYASGSAPAGSRPIRPSSALAKNTSGPSAPSPRLMIIAGFVLVALAGLWYAFGFESKPQSAAVQEAAPATTTQSKTVQPGDATDAAKASGAPSASEPSSGSQAPSAPAGEPNAQGGVNGPRSDLGPHDGGAPATTASIDPDSTPRTTLPMTGVAVDLDHPVTEAELIQARRHQAMANISGELGSAAARPGESAVVPASMIPTEAETEGIAPPAQNTSAPAGGQKSSRLDMPPAMIGPLSFRLAAANGDSSAQFEVGARFAEGEGVSQNFAEAAKWYQRSAEQGFALAQYRLGTLYERGLGLKADRKQASTWYLRAAEQGNIKAMHNLAVLSANQSDRAPDYTTAAQWFEEAAKRGLPDSQFNLAVLYENGLGVTRDLRTAFMWLSLAAQGGDADAVRRRDILRGKLTAQDITVARKMIDAWRMTPTDRAINDAHVAGDLWKQNPRNGLNG; encoded by the coding sequence ATGTCGAAATCGGAAATGGGTGCTGAGCGTCGGGAGGGAAGGGACCCGCACGAGTCCGGTGACGACAGCCGCGACGAACTCAAATCGATCCTCGATACGATTGCCGCCCAGCTTCAGGACGCCGATCGTCGGCACACGGCTGCGCTCAGCGAAATGCAGGATCGGATTTCGGGGATGGGGCGCGAGGCCGATCTCCTGCGTATGCGCATTCCCGATCAATTCGCGCCGGCCTTCGAGCAGATCGAAGCAGGCATTGGCGAGCTGGCTTATCGGCTGGTCGATGTCGATCGAAGCGGCGCGCGTGGTGCGGCGCGGACGCGCCAGCATCGGGCGGCAGCACGTCCGGGCCATGCCGATCTGAACAACCCTTGGGACCGGGACGACGCGGAAGCGCTCGCCAGTGTCTATGAAGCGTCCGCCTATCCGCCGTCTGCAGCCTCTGCACGCGATGCCGACGAGGCCACGGGCGGCACTTCGAACATCGACGAGGCATGGCTTGAAAGCCGGTTCGCCGAGATTGCGCGCGGCATCGAATATTCGCTTGCGCATGTGAAGCCAGAGAGCAAGTTCTCGGACTTCGATCAGCGTTTCGATCAGTTCGAGCGCCAGTTCGCGAAAGTGTTCGCAGGCGTTGCCACCCATGACGACCTCGCTACTGTGCAGCAGATCGAGGCGCACATGGAAGAGATCGTCAATCGTCTCGAAAAGACGAACGATCAGCTCGATCGGCTCAACACTATCGAAGCGCAGCTTGCGAACGTGTCGCAAACACTCGCGGAGATGCAGGCGGCGAACGCCAAATTGGCAGACATCGGTGCGGTCGCTCGGGCGGTAGCGGAAGAAACGGCGCAGCGATTTGCGAGCCAGCCTCCGGATGAGCGAAATGTGGCAGCGGACGAGCTTCGTCCGCTGATCGAACAGCTCATGATGGAAAACCGTCAGGGCGGCGAACAAACCGCAATGCTTCTCGATACCATGCAGCAAGCTATGGTTCGTCTGCTCGACCGGGTGGAAGCGATCGACTTTCCGCCGCAGCAACCGCCGCCGCGGATCTTCGAGGCCGACCATGCGGCCAACTACGGCGCGCGAACGGAAATGTTCGGCAGCGATGCACTGCGCGATGACGACTTTGCTGCTGAGCCGTCTGCTTTCGACGAAGACGATAGCCATGGCGCCTTTCTCGGTGCCGTCTCGCCGCCACCGCTTTCGGCGGTCAGCGAGACGGGAATGTCGCCGGAAGAAATGGCGCTGCGCAGCGAGAAGATGCGGCAGGAATTCATTGCTGATGCGCGCCGGGCCAAGATGCGTCTCAGCGCCGAGGGCGACGACATTGACGATTCCGTCGCGCCATCGCTGTCGGCAACGCGGATGGCGTATGCAAGCGGCTCGGCGCCAGCCGGCAGCCGGCCGATCCGGCCTTCGAGCGCGCTTGCCAAGAACACGTCGGGACCCTCTGCGCCGTCGCCGCGGCTAATGATCATCGCGGGCTTCGTGCTCGTGGCGCTTGCCGGGCTTTGGTATGCCTTCGGATTTGAAAGCAAGCCGCAGTCGGCTGCCGTGCAGGAGGCCGCTCCTGCAACCACCACGCAAAGCAAGACGGTCCAACCGGGCGACGCCACGGATGCAGCAAAGGCTTCGGGTGCGCCGTCGGCTTCCGAGCCGTCGTCGGGGTCGCAAGCCCCTTCGGCGCCTGCCGGTGAACCGAACGCTCAAGGCGGGGTCAATGGTCCGCGCAGCGATCTCGGGCCTCATGACGGCGGCGCGCCTGCGACGACGGCCTCGATCGACCCGGATTCTACACCGCGGACGACGCTGCCGATGACAGGCGTTGCGGTCGATCTCGATCATCCGGTAACGGAAGCCGAGCTGATCCAGGCGCGGCGTCATCAGGCGATGGCGAACATTTCGGGCGAGCTTGGAAGCGCTGCGGCGCGGCCAGGCGAATCTGCCGTGGTCCCGGCGTCGATGATTCCAACAGAAGCGGAAACGGAAGGCATCGCGCCGCCGGCGCAAAACACAAGCGCACCGGCCGGGGGGCAGAAGTCATCGCGGCTCGATATGCCGCCGGCGATGATCGGTCCGCTGTCGTTTCGGCTCGCGGCGGCCAACGGCGATTCATCGGCACAGTTCGAAGTCGGCGCGCGGTTCGCGGAAGGCGAGGGCGTGTCGCAGAATTTCGCTGAGGCCGCGAAATGGTATCAGCGTTCGGCCGAACAGGGTTTCGCCTTGGCGCAGTATCGTCTCGGCACGCTTTATGAGCGTGGTCTCGGTTTGAAGGCCGACCGGAAGCAAGCAAGCACCTGGTATCTGCGCGCAGCCGAGCAGGGCAACATCAAGGCCATGCACAATCTTGCTGTGCTCTCGGCCAACCAATCGGATCGCGCCCCCGATTACACGACGGCGGCGCAATGGTTCGAGGAAGCTGCCAAGCGCGGCCTGCCCGACAGCCAATTCAATCTGGCTGTTCTTTATGAGAACGGTCTTGGCGTGACGCGCGATCTAAGGACGGCGTTCATGTGGCTTTCGCTTGCCGCGCAAGGTGGTGACGCAGATGCAGTCCGCCGCCGCGATATTCTTCGCGGCAAGCTGACGGCGCAGGACATTACCGTTGCGAGAAAGATGATTGACGCCTGGCGGATGACGCCTACGGATCGCGCGATCAATGATGCCCACGTTGCCGGCGACCTATGGAAACAAAATCCCCGAAACGGCCTCAACGGCTAG